A genome region from Streptomyces pratensis includes the following:
- a CDS encoding pyridoxine/pyridoxamine 5'-phosphate oxidase — MSDAQKDFRDLLHAQRVWDVPLPVFDPSAAPAAPLPLFHTWFAEAVAAGQTEPHTMTLATADADGRPDVRTLMLHDADERGWHFATHATSAKGRQLAARPYAALGFYWPAQGRQVRVRGTAVPASREESRADLRARSTGALAAALTGSQSEVLPAHADLVRASEAAWERARAEPDTEAETWTRYVVEPREVEFFQGDGRRRHVRLRYRRDGAGWTRELLWP, encoded by the coding sequence ATGAGCGATGCACAGAAGGACTTCCGCGACCTGCTCCACGCGCAGCGCGTCTGGGACGTACCCCTCCCCGTCTTCGACCCGTCCGCAGCACCCGCCGCTCCCCTCCCCCTCTTCCACACCTGGTTCGCCGAGGCGGTGGCCGCCGGGCAGACGGAACCGCACACCATGACCCTGGCGACCGCGGACGCCGACGGCCGGCCCGACGTGCGCACGCTGATGCTGCACGACGCCGACGAGCGCGGCTGGCACTTCGCCACCCACGCCACCAGTGCGAAGGGCCGCCAGCTCGCCGCCCGGCCGTACGCCGCGCTCGGCTTCTACTGGCCCGCCCAGGGCCGCCAGGTGCGCGTACGGGGTACCGCGGTCCCCGCGAGCCGCGAGGAGAGCCGGGCCGATCTGCGGGCCAGGTCCACCGGCGCGCTGGCCGCCGCACTGACCGGGTCGCAGAGCGAGGTGCTGCCCGCACACGCGGACCTCGTACGGGCCTCCGAGGCGGCCTGGGAGCGCGCGCGGGCGGAGCCCGACACCGAGGCGGAGACCTGGACGCGCTACGTGGTCGAGCCGCGGGAGGTGGAGTTCTTCCAGGGGGACGGCCGGCGGCGGCACGTGCGGCTCCGCTACCGCCGGGACGGTGCGGGCTGGACCCGCGAGCTCCTCTGGCCCTGA
- a CDS encoding TetR family transcriptional regulator: MTGQVRTVDGRVAGRRGQATRQKLLDCLSEMLSSSPYRDVKVIDVARKAGTSPATFYQYFPDVEGAVLELAEEMAKEGTGLTELVGGRSWVGKAGWQSSEELVEGFLDFWRRHDAILRVVDLGAAEGDKRFYKIRMKVLNSVTSSLTDAVKELQSKGKVDKDVSPAAVAGSLVVMLAGVASHQKGFTTWGVKQAELRPNLALLVHLGITGKKPSR, encoded by the coding sequence ATGACAGGACAAGTACGCACCGTCGACGGCCGCGTGGCTGGTCGGCGAGGTCAGGCGACGCGGCAGAAGCTGCTCGACTGCCTCAGCGAGATGCTCAGCTCCTCGCCGTACCGGGACGTCAAAGTCATCGACGTGGCCCGGAAGGCGGGGACTTCACCCGCGACTTTCTACCAGTATTTCCCCGATGTCGAGGGCGCGGTTCTCGAACTCGCGGAAGAAATGGCCAAGGAAGGTACCGGACTGACCGAACTGGTCGGCGGCCGCTCCTGGGTCGGCAAGGCAGGCTGGCAGTCCTCCGAGGAACTCGTCGAGGGATTCCTCGACTTCTGGCGGCGTCACGACGCGATCCTGCGTGTCGTCGATCTCGGCGCGGCCGAGGGTGACAAGCGGTTCTACAAGATCCGTATGAAGGTCCTGAACTCGGTCACCAGCTCCCTGACGGACGCGGTCAAGGAACTCCAGTCCAAGGGCAAGGTCGACAAGGACGTCAGCCCCGCCGCGGTGGCCGGCTCCCTGGTGGTCATGCTGGCGGGGGTCGCCTCCCACCAGAAGGGCTTCACCACCTGGGGCGTGAAGCAAGCCGAACTCCGCCCGAACTTGGCCCTGTTGGTCCACCTCGGCATCACCGGCAAGAAGCCGTCCAGGTAG
- a CDS encoding VOC family protein → MAAFAQSAPCWVDVQLSDLEAGKRFYGGLLGWTFHAGDGMPFADAYSDGELVAALAAKQDGRMPTTWGVYFSTDDILATVALIRKAGGQVITDPVRAGGAGVLAQAADPGGAVFGLWQAGERAGFEKRNAPGAFCWTEVHTRQPERVDAFYEAVLGFQGTDIELPGDDGTAEPFRMWSPAGTEPGEDTAVGGRAVIEEAIPAMLPSYFLNYFAVADCDRAVETAVHLGGRIKSPSQDIPYGRTAVLQDDQGAAFAVLQPTELLP, encoded by the coding sequence ATGGCCGCATTCGCGCAGTCCGCGCCGTGCTGGGTGGATGTGCAGCTCTCCGACCTCGAGGCGGGCAAGCGCTTCTACGGAGGGCTCCTCGGCTGGACCTTCCACGCGGGTGACGGCATGCCCTTCGCCGATGCGTACAGCGACGGCGAACTGGTTGCCGCGCTGGCCGCCAAGCAGGACGGCCGCATGCCCACGACCTGGGGCGTCTACTTCTCGACCGACGACATCCTCGCCACCGTCGCCCTGATCAGGAAGGCGGGCGGGCAGGTGATCACCGATCCGGTACGCGCGGGCGGGGCCGGGGTCCTCGCGCAGGCCGCCGACCCCGGCGGTGCTGTCTTCGGCCTGTGGCAGGCCGGTGAGCGCGCCGGCTTCGAGAAGCGGAACGCGCCCGGTGCCTTCTGCTGGACCGAGGTCCACACCCGGCAGCCCGAGCGTGTGGACGCCTTCTACGAGGCGGTCCTCGGATTCCAGGGGACCGACATCGAGCTGCCGGGCGACGACGGCACGGCTGAGCCCTTCCGCATGTGGTCCCCCGCCGGGACCGAGCCGGGCGAGGACACCGCGGTCGGCGGGCGCGCGGTCATCGAGGAGGCGATCCCCGCGATGCTGCCCAGCTACTTCCTGAACTACTTCGCCGTCGCCGACTGCGACCGCGCCGTGGAGACCGCCGTACACCTCGGTGGCCGGATCAAGTCCCCGTCCCAGGACATCCCGTACGGGCGGACGGCGGTCCTCCAGGACGACCAGGGTGCGGCTTTCGCCGTACTC